The sequence GAGAAACCATTTGATTTGAAGTTGCTGCCAAATACATGAATTTCTTATACTCTTCAATTGCTTGTTTAGTAAAAAATTCTGTCCATTCGTTTTCATATGCTAAACGAGTCGTAAAACCATATTCTGAAAGTGGGAAATCTAAATCAAACTTTATAATTTCATTCCAAAGTTCTTTATTCATCAAACTATCTTTACATTTTCATCAAAAATAGATTTTTTTTCTATTTTTTCAGTTCGATGATTGCGTCTTTTTTTATCCAACCTTCTGTTTTATCTGTTAACTCAACTCGTTTCCAATTGTCTAAAGTTTCCTTTACATATACTTTTGTTCCTTCATGCAACACTTTTAGACTTTTAGAACTGTTTTTTGCTTCACTTTTAAGATTTGTAACTTCTTCAAAAACAATTGCTGGTCGAATTGTTCTTTCGAATCGTTTTTGCAGAAAAGCGAACGTTAAAGCTACCACCAAACAACCTATGAAAACAAACATTCCTAAAAAAAAAGTACGTTTAATGATTGTTCTTCCTGAAAAATAATAAAACACGAATGAAATTAAGAACAACATTGAAAATCCAACTGTAATCCATGCCCAAACATCATAATGAAACCACAATGATATTTTATATATAAAATTTGAAAAACCTACATTAGGCACTATACTGATATCATCTATAGCCGTTTTTTGAGCAAAAATTAAATTTGTTTTTATATCTCTATCTTCAGGCTTAAGAAGTAAAGCTTTTTCATAATTATAAATGGAAGGTGCTACTTTCCCTAATTTATAATAGCAATTTCCTAAATTAAAATAAAGTTCAGACGATTCGTATTTACCAATAGTTAGAATCGATTCATATTTATCAACAGCTTCAGTATATTTTTCTTTCTTATACAAGTCATTGGCTTCATCAAATAATTGCTTTACCTCATTTTGAGCAAAAATTAAATTTGACACTAGAATAATTACATAAACGATCTTTTTCATACACATTTAAACTAATTGTTTTTCAAGTTCTGAAATAACTTCTATTGCTTTTTCAAAATCGTGTTGCATACTTTCATTTGTTGAAGGAGCATATCGAGCAAACTCACAATCATTCATTAAAATCATAAACTGATTAATGGTTTCTTGATTCGCATGCTTGTTTTCTAATAATTCTTGAATATTCTCTTTACTCATTTCAGAGGTTTCAATATGTAATTTCGCTTTTAAGAAATTATGTAATGCTTTTTCCATAGCCATGTAAAAAGGCACTTTATTTCCTTTTTGCTTTTTAGCCTCTGAAAGATACTTTTTAGCGAGTTTATTATTTCTCTTAATTCTATTTCCGAACTCGTCTGCATCTATTGCTTCTTTTTTCTTTCTAACTAGAATAATTAGTGGAACAATTAAAAAAGGTACTAAAAGAAGTCCATAGAATAGTACTGTTCCAAAGAAAGCCTTGTGCTCCGCTTTTTTAAACTTCGCTTTCGTTTTTATCTCCTGAAAAACATTAGATTTAACTTCTTTCACTTTTTCATTTTCAACAACTTCACTAACTGTTGGTTTGAAATCTGGATTATCTAATACATTAATCTCTATTTCTTCTGAAGTAATTGTCTTATACGTTTTTGTTGCTAAATCAAAATATGAAAAAGTAAGCGGCTTTAATTTATATTTTCCTTTGTACTGCGGAACAACCGTATAAGTATCAGATATTACTCCATTCATTCCAGAAATAGGAGTACTTACCTTTTCATTATGTTTTGGATCAAACACTTCAAATGCGCTAGGAAATTCAGGTTTAGGAAGTGTAAATAACTTTAAATTACCCGTTCCTGTAACACTTACATCGAAATCTAAGGCTTCACCACTCTTTAATTCGGTCTTTGAAGGCTTCATTGTTAGTTCAAACTTTCCAATAGCACCATTAAAGTCTACAGGTTTTCCTTCTTCAGGGAAGGCTTTTACTTTTACTTTTTTATTTCCTGTTGAAAGGTTTTTTGTTACTGGTACAAATACTGTTCGTACAAAAGGTCCAAACTGTTCTCTTTTTGGCACACTTACTTCCAATGCCACCGAAAGTGCTTCAATCTCTTTCTCTCCAGCTTCTAATGGATATAAAAGAACTTTCTTAAGGATTGCCATTCCGTACTGTTTTCCATTATATTCAACTAATTCATGTTGAATATTTTTAACATCGATATTCTGACTCCAAAAACCGCTGTACTTTGGCGACTCTAATTCTGTTAGGTTATGCAGTCTGAAGTTCCTTTCATAGTATAATTTATAAACTACTGTAATTGGTTCATTTATAAATGAGCTCGATTTCGATATTTCCGAAACTAAATGCAAACCCTCACCCACAACATAATCTGGATCGTTAGGATCTTTAGGAATTTCTCTTGGAGCAATTATAGTTACTTTTACAGGATTCGATTTATAAATCTTACCTTCATATTCTATCTCAGCAGGTTCAATTGTGAAAGTTCCTTGCTTCTTAGGTGTTAGAAAAAAAGTATTTTGAGTACGAACAACTCTCTTGACTGTAGTTTGTCCATTAACCATTACTACTACAGTTTCTCCTCCTCTACCATAAATGGGTCCTTCTGCAATAAAATCTGCTAAAGAAGGTGGATTAAAGTTATCACCATCTGCATTAATTGAATAAATTAAACGTATCTTCTCATTTAGATGATAGGTCGATTTTTGCACAATAGCCTCAAATTCTATTTCTTGCGCAAAGAAAAGTGTTTGAACAAAAAGAGCTACAATAAAAAAAAGTTTTTTCATTTTACCAATCTTTTTCATTTGTTGATGGTGCTACTTTAACTTTTTTAGCATTTACTTTATCTTGAATTTTCTTTTCTGCATTATTTACTGCATTCAAAAGATTCTCTATTTGTTGTTTGTTAGCTCCTGAAGGTTTCGGATTTCCATTTTCATCTTCTTTCTTATCTCCGTCCTGCTTGCCTTTTTTATCGTCACCTTCTTTCTTTTTATCGTCTTCTTTTCCTTTATCAGAATCTTTTTTGTCCTTTTCTTTCCCCTTATCTTCTTTCTCTTTTTTATCCTGATCTTTTTTGTCTTTGTCTTGTTTCTCTTTATCCTTGTCTTTTTTCTTTTCTTTGTCGTCTTTAGGTGGATTTTCTTTTAATTTCTGTTTTGCTAACGCATAATTGTATCGCGTTTCATCATCACTGGGATTATTTCTTAAAGCATTTTTATAGGCTTCAACTGCTCCGCTATAGTTTTCTTCCAACATTAATGTATTCCCTAAATTATGAAATGCTTTATGTTTTTCTTCTTTCGTTTTTGCGACCTCAACAGCATTTAGAAACTTATATTTTGCTTCCCCAGGCTGATTTTGTCTGTAAATACTGTTTCCTAAATTATAATTTGCAACTGCTTTTTTTTCTTCATTATTAGATTGAGAAATTCTAAAATCCGTTTCAGCTGAAATATACTTTTTACCTGTAAATGATTCAGTTCCATTAAATAAATTTTTGTCTTTATTTTGTGAATATATCACTGAAGACATAAATAAAATTATTCCTACTACTATCCTTTTCATATTACTTTTCATTAAATAAGTTTAATTTTTGCAACCAAGATGTTTTTCTTTCTAAGAAAAAGACATCTAGCAACAAAAGAAAGAAAGCTATCCCAACAAACCATTGAAATTGTGTTTGATATTCTGCAATTTCCTGTGAATCAAATTCTGTTTTTTCAATATTATCTAAAACATTCTTTGTTTTTTCCAAAACTTGCTTAGTGTTATTGCCATCAATGTATGTTGCTTTTGTGCTTTTTGCAATGTTTTGAAGAATCTCTGAATTCAATTTAGTGATAACAACTTCTCCATTTCTATCTTTCTTATATTCAGCAATCACATTATTATCTCCTCTGATAGGAATATTTCCTCCAACTTCGGTTCCAACTCCAATAGTAAGGATTTTTATACCCTTTTCTTTTGCTAATTCACTTGCTTCTTCCGCTCCATCTCCATGATCTTCTCCGTCTGATATTAAAATAATTAGCTTACTTGTATCGACTGCATCAAAATAGGTTGTTGCTAAATTTATCGCGTCGTTTAATGCTGTTCCTTGCGAAGACAACATATTAGTATTCATATTTTGAAGGTACATTTTCGCAATACTATAATCGGTTGTCATTGGCAAAACTGGATAAGCACTTCCTGCATAACCAACAATACCAATTCTATCGTTTCCAAGGGAACTAATTATTTGACTGATTAATTGTTTTGATTTCTCCAATCGATTTGGCGCAATATCTTCAGCCAACATACTTTTGGAAATATCTAAAGCAAAAACTATATCAATTCCTTGGCGCTTAACTGTTTCTATTTTGGTACCAATCTTAGGGTTTACCAACGCAAAGATCAAACCTGTTAACGCTAGAAGTAAGGTCGTAAACTTTAGCACGGGTTTAAATCTTGACTTTGTTGGACTCAATTGTTTAATCAATCCTAAATCTCCAAATTCATTTTGCTTTTTCTTTTTCCAATATACCTGAAATAAGAACAGCCCTATTAATATCGGAATTAATAGTAATAAATATAATAATATTGGTTCTTCTAACTTATGATACATTTTTCATTTTTTTAAACAAATCCTCTAAAAACAGTATTTCTTAATGTAATTTCAATTAATAATAATGCAAAAGCAAACCAAATTAATGGCTTAAACTTCTCATCATAATTAAAATATTTTTTCTCTTCAACCTCTATTGTTTCTAGCTTATTAATTTCAGCATATATTGCTTTCAACTTCTTGTCATCTGTGGCTCTAAAATATTTTCCATCTGTCGTTTCTGCAATTTCTTTCATCAATTTTTCATCAATCTCTACTTGCATATTTCTAAACAAAAATTTCCCAGTTTGATCATCTTTTGCATAAGGAAAAAGAGCCATACCGTTTGTTCCAATACCAATTGTATATACTTTTATACCATATTGTTTGGCAATATCGGCAGCCATTCTAGGGTCTATTGTTCCTGCATTATTAACACCATCAGTTAAAAGAATAATAACCCTACTTTTTGCTTTACTATCTTTTATTCTATTGATTGAAGTAGCGAGTCCTACACCAATTCCAGTTCCATCTGCAATTATAGAATCATCATATTCAACTGTTTTTAATGATTGAAGAATCACTGTTTTATCAGATGTTATTGGTGTTCGCGTATAACTTTCTCCCGCATAAACTACTAATCCAATTCTATCATTTACTCTATCTTCAATAAACCTAGAGGCTACTTTTTTTAAGGCTTCTAATCGATTTGGTTCAAAATCTTTGGCTAACATACTTCCAGAAACATCTATTGCCATGACAATGTCGATTCCTTTTGTGGTTTTCGATT is a genomic window of Flavobacterium jumunjinense containing:
- a CDS encoding tetratricopeptide repeat protein is translated as MKKIVYVIILVSNLIFAQNEVKQLFDEANDLYKKEKYTEAVDKYESILTIGKYESSELYFNLGNCYYKLGKVAPSIYNYEKALLLKPEDRDIKTNLIFAQKTAIDDISIVPNVGFSNFIYKISLWFHYDVWAWITVGFSMLFLISFVFYYFSGRTIIKRTFFLGMFVFIGCLVVALTFAFLQKRFERTIRPAIVFEEVTNLKSEAKNSSKSLKVLHEGTKVYVKETLDNWKRVELTDKTEGWIKKDAIIELKK
- a CDS encoding BatD family protein encodes the protein MKKLFFIVALFVQTLFFAQEIEFEAIVQKSTYHLNEKIRLIYSINADGDNFNPPSLADFIAEGPIYGRGGETVVVMVNGQTTVKRVVRTQNTFFLTPKKQGTFTIEPAEIEYEGKIYKSNPVKVTIIAPREIPKDPNDPDYVVGEGLHLVSEISKSSSFINEPITVVYKLYYERNFRLHNLTELESPKYSGFWSQNIDVKNIQHELVEYNGKQYGMAILKKVLLYPLEAGEKEIEALSVALEVSVPKREQFGPFVRTVFVPVTKNLSTGNKKVKVKAFPEEGKPVDFNGAIGKFELTMKPSKTELKSGEALDFDVSVTGTGNLKLFTLPKPEFPSAFEVFDPKHNEKVSTPISGMNGVISDTYTVVPQYKGKYKLKPLTFSYFDLATKTYKTITSEEIEINVLDNPDFKPTVSEVVENEKVKEVKSNVFQEIKTKAKFKKAEHKAFFGTVLFYGLLLVPFLIVPLIILVRKKKEAIDADEFGNRIKRNNKLAKKYLSEAKKQKGNKVPFYMAMEKALHNFLKAKLHIETSEMSKENIQELLENKHANQETINQFMILMNDCEFARYAPSTNESMQHDFEKAIEVISELEKQLV
- a CDS encoding tetratricopeptide repeat protein, producing MKRIVVGIILFMSSVIYSQNKDKNLFNGTESFTGKKYISAETDFRISQSNNEEKKAVANYNLGNSIYRQNQPGEAKYKFLNAVEVAKTKEEKHKAFHNLGNTLMLEENYSGAVEAYKNALRNNPSDDETRYNYALAKQKLKENPPKDDKEKKKDKDKEKQDKDKKDQDKKEKEDKGKEKDKKDSDKGKEDDKKKEGDDKKGKQDGDKKEDENGNPKPSGANKQQIENLLNAVNNAEKKIQDKVNAKKVKVAPSTNEKDW
- a CDS encoding VWA domain-containing protein; this translates as MYHKLEEPILLYLLLLIPILIGLFLFQVYWKKKKQNEFGDLGLIKQLSPTKSRFKPVLKFTTLLLALTGLIFALVNPKIGTKIETVKRQGIDIVFALDISKSMLAEDIAPNRLEKSKQLISQIISSLGNDRIGIVGYAGSAYPVLPMTTDYSIAKMYLQNMNTNMLSSQGTALNDAINLATTYFDAVDTSKLIILISDGEDHGDGAEEASELAKEKGIKILTIGVGTEVGGNIPIRGDNNVIAEYKKDRNGEVVITKLNSEILQNIAKSTKATYIDGNNTKQVLEKTKNVLDNIEKTEFDSQEIAEYQTQFQWFVGIAFFLLLLDVFFLERKTSWLQKLNLFNEK
- a CDS encoding vWA domain-containing protein; this encodes MKNVTFLHPEFFWLFLLLPFAIAWYFFTRKKQTATIKMSSLAPFMHAKTLLSRLKPLLFVLRLLALSSIIVALARPRSVDVTAKSKTTKGIDIVMAIDVSGSMLAKDFEPNRLEALKKVASRFIEDRVNDRIGLVVYAGESYTRTPITSDKTVILQSLKTVEYDDSIIADGTGIGVGLATSINRIKDSKAKSRVIILLTDGVNNAGTIDPRMAADIAKQYGIKVYTIGIGTNGMALFPYAKDDQTGKFLFRNMQVEIDEKLMKEIAETTDGKYFRATDDKKLKAIYAEINKLETIEVEEKKYFNYDEKFKPLIWFAFALLLIEITLRNTVFRGFV